From a region of the Constantimarinum furrinae genome:
- a CDS encoding ATP-binding protein has translation MINKRLLIKNLLAHNDESSFYDKKRQIDLGNKEGKAKFLKHICALSNSNPKNNSYMVIGVEDETNEIRGVDFFDDSKLQNLVNAYLTHAPLIMYENVAFPHLEEGKVVGLVTIRPNGKITSLRKNIWKYWGGSIFLRDGSISMPKDFDIVIEDVNSEIVQAIENKAKNNIELTLDGVIDFINHRHNDLDSHYKVFKELFVVCWAGITKRVKDKTYYSRVDIELINEQVRLFYSALDEVSISYTNDVFTIIEYVHLGLNDQFKYYPLEEVTITFKENGYYNIDSQLIFEPPRFNKKTLHHIYNSNNALVEKLKNKTSLSASEKKDLQHLPATYLICYLNDFSEAKKKLLESKPYLKQMGENVYQSFKESVRILRKVKYN, from the coding sequence ATGATCAACAAACGCCTACTTATTAAAAACCTGCTGGCTCATAATGATGAGAGTAGTTTCTATGATAAGAAACGGCAGATCGATCTGGGAAATAAGGAAGGAAAGGCCAAATTTCTGAAACATATCTGTGCGCTTAGTAATAGCAACCCTAAGAATAATTCGTATATGGTGATTGGGGTAGAGGATGAAACCAACGAGATTCGTGGGGTCGATTTTTTTGACGATAGTAAACTTCAGAACCTGGTAAATGCCTATCTAACACATGCGCCCCTCATTATGTACGAAAATGTGGCGTTTCCGCACCTGGAAGAAGGAAAGGTGGTAGGATTGGTCACGATTCGACCCAATGGGAAGATCACATCACTGCGAAAGAACATCTGGAAGTATTGGGGCGGTTCTATCTTTTTAAGAGATGGTAGTATTTCGATGCCTAAGGATTTCGATATTGTCATCGAAGATGTAAATTCTGAAATTGTTCAGGCCATAGAAAACAAGGCAAAAAACAACATTGAATTGACTCTGGACGGGGTGATCGATTTTATAAACCACCGTCACAACGATCTGGACTCACATTATAAGGTCTTCAAAGAACTGTTTGTAGTATGTTGGGCGGGGATCACGAAAAGGGTTAAGGACAAAACCTATTATTCTAGAGTGGATATTGAATTAATTAATGAGCAGGTACGGCTCTTTTATTCGGCTTTGGACGAAGTGAGTATAAGCTACACCAACGATGTCTTTACCATTATTGAATATGTACATCTGGGGCTTAATGATCAGTTTAAATATTACCCTCTGGAGGAAGTGACGATCACTTTTAAGGAGAATGGGTATTACAATATTGATTCTCAGCTTATTTTTGAACCACCCCGTTTCAATAAAAAAACATTACATCATATTTATAATTCCAATAATGCCTTAGTTGAAAAACTAAAGAATAAAACTTCTTTGTCGGCTTCAGAAAAAAAAGATTTGCAGCATCTACCGGCTACTTATCTTATTTGTTACCTCAATGATTTTTCCGAAGCCAAAAAAAAATTACTGGAATCGAAACCATATTTGAAACAAATGGGGGAAAATGTATACCAATCATTTAAGGAGTCGGTAAGGATCCTTAGAAAGGTAAAGTATAATTAA
- a CDS encoding four helix bundle protein, whose protein sequence is MAKISCFEDLEIWQISREVCKDVWTVVNTTPLKKDFKLKEQLNGSSGSVMDNIAEGFERDGNKEFIHFLSIAKASCGEVRSQLYRCMDRNHVDEATFVRIYDKVILNSKKIKSFMVYLKNSDRKGSKFD, encoded by the coding sequence ATGGCAAAGATTTCTTGTTTTGAAGATTTAGAGATTTGGCAAATATCCCGGGAGGTTTGCAAAGATGTTTGGACTGTTGTTAACACCACTCCATTGAAAAAGGATTTTAAATTAAAAGAACAGCTAAATGGTTCTTCGGGTTCGGTGATGGATAATATAGCTGAAGGGTTTGAAAGAGATGGAAACAAAGAATTCATCCACTTTTTGAGCATCGCCAAGGCTTCCTGTGGTGAAGTACGATCACAGCTTTACAGATGCATGGACAGAAATCATGTGGATGAAGCAACCTTTGTTAGAATTTACGACAAAGTGATTTTAAACAGCAAAAAAATTAAATCCTTTATGGTCTATCTGAAAAATTCGGATCGCAAAGGATCAAAATTCGATTAA
- a CDS encoding SPFH domain-containing protein, which produces MGIFDKIKEKLSHEFIDIIEWLDYTDDTICHRFERYQNEIKNNAKLIVREGQTAVFINEGQLADVFTPGTYTLNTKNLPILTTLKGWKYGFDSPFKAEVYFVNTHLFTDEKWGTKNPITLNDERFGLVEIRAFGTYAFKISDPGKFIVDIVGTDNNFTNFEINEHLKSLIATRFTDTVGEANLPIELYAANTTELSETCKEVMQPEFASVGISLEKFYIENVSMPEDLKKEIFEYSRIDKLDLDKLTKFKTAKAIEAAATNEGGTAGAGMGMGMGFVLAQQMGGMMAPQMGGQQAPMQQGGTMPPPMPVAVQYYYAANGQQAGPVSFEQLKGLFAGRTVNKDTLVWKQGMSEWKPIHEVEELKTFLGGSTPPPLPQ; this is translated from the coding sequence ATGGGAATATTCGATAAGATCAAAGAAAAACTCAGTCATGAATTTATAGACATCATCGAGTGGCTGGACTATACAGACGATACGATCTGCCATCGTTTTGAACGCTATCAGAACGAAATAAAAAACAATGCAAAACTTATCGTTCGCGAAGGCCAAACCGCGGTTTTTATCAACGAAGGACAACTGGCCGATGTATTTACACCCGGAACATATACATTAAACACTAAGAATCTTCCCATACTTACTACCCTAAAAGGATGGAAATACGGCTTTGACAGTCCGTTTAAGGCCGAAGTATATTTTGTAAATACGCATCTATTTACCGACGAAAAATGGGGTACCAAAAATCCCATTACGCTTAATGACGAACGTTTCGGGTTGGTCGAAATTCGTGCTTTCGGAACCTATGCATTTAAGATTAGTGATCCCGGTAAATTTATTGTAGACATCGTTGGAACGGATAATAATTTTACAAATTTCGAGATCAACGAACACCTCAAAAGCTTGATCGCCACCCGGTTTACAGATACTGTGGGAGAGGCCAATTTGCCTATCGAACTTTATGCTGCCAATACCACCGAATTGTCTGAAACCTGCAAGGAAGTCATGCAGCCCGAATTTGCCAGTGTTGGTATTTCACTCGAAAAATTCTATATCGAAAATGTCTCTATGCCCGAAGATCTTAAGAAAGAGATCTTCGAATATAGCCGTATCGACAAACTTGATCTGGATAAACTTACCAAATTCAAAACAGCCAAGGCCATTGAAGCTGCTGCCACCAACGAAGGCGGAACGGCAGGTGCCGGGATGGGCATGGGAATGGGATTTGTACTCGCACAACAAATGGGCGGGATGATGGCTCCACAAATGGGGGGTCAGCAAGCACCTATGCAGCAGGGAGGCACCATGCCTCCGCCAATGCCGGTTGCTGTTCAGTATTATTATGCGGCCAACGGACAACAGGCAGGTCCTGTATCTTTTGAACAGCTGAAAGGATTATTTGCCGGAAGAACGGTGAACAAAGATACCTTGGTCTGGAAGCAGGGTATGAGCGAATGGAAACCAATTCATGAAGTGGAAGAACTGAAAACATTTTTGGGAGGAAGCACTCCACCACCTCTGCCTCAATAA
- a CDS encoding TFIIB-type zinc ribbon-containing protein: protein MEDIAPKKSELKRSCVNCGAELLYAPGTTELVCEYCGYQQQIEAPEEGFRELELKPYLDQLGSQSHSEMITMLQCKNCGATQHVEENYKSLHCVYCSMPLIIEDQYREEWILPGAVLPFQINQEKAHQIFKKWVDGLWFAPNNLKKAALDPKHTKGLYSPYWTFDAQLDASYTGQRGDYYYVSVPYTTTVNGKTVTRTRQERRTRWTPASGHISGFVDDTLIKASKQKSGQIPLKIAHWNLQLLKPFNSSYLAGFVTEKYTIPLKDGHLESNKEARRIAERWACRDIGGDTQRVSSINMKLSNETFKHILLPVYVSAYVYKGKRYNFFVNGQSGIISGQRPYSFWKIFFFVLAILAVLTVIVILMQQ from the coding sequence ATGGAAGATATCGCACCAAAAAAATCGGAACTTAAACGATCCTGCGTCAATTGTGGGGCAGAATTACTATATGCTCCGGGCACTACCGAATTGGTCTGCGAATATTGCGGATATCAGCAGCAAATTGAAGCTCCCGAGGAAGGTTTCAGGGAACTGGAATTAAAACCTTATCTCGATCAACTTGGGAGTCAGTCGCACAGCGAAATGATCACCATGCTGCAATGTAAGAACTGTGGAGCGACGCAGCATGTTGAGGAAAATTACAAATCGCTGCATTGTGTGTACTGCAGTATGCCCCTCATTATTGAAGACCAATACCGTGAGGAGTGGATTCTTCCAGGGGCTGTTTTACCTTTTCAGATAAATCAGGAAAAAGCACATCAGATCTTTAAAAAATGGGTCGATGGGTTATGGTTTGCTCCTAATAATCTCAAAAAAGCCGCATTAGATCCTAAACATACCAAGGGACTCTATTCACCATATTGGACCTTCGATGCTCAACTTGACGCCTCGTATACCGGACAACGGGGGGATTATTACTATGTAAGTGTTCCCTATACTACTACGGTTAACGGCAAAACCGTGACACGTACCCGTCAGGAACGAAGAACCCGCTGGACGCCTGCGAGTGGCCATATATCCGGTTTTGTGGATGATACACTCATAAAAGCTTCAAAGCAAAAATCGGGACAGATCCCGTTAAAGATCGCCCATTGGAACCTTCAGCTCTTAAAGCCATTTAACAGCAGTTATCTCGCCGGATTTGTTACCGAAAAATATACGATCCCTTTAAAGGATGGGCATCTGGAATCGAACAAAGAAGCACGCAGGATCGCCGAACGATGGGCATGTCGCGATATTGGAGGCGATACACAACGGGTTTCGAGCATCAATATGAAGTTAAGCAATGAGACCTTTAAGCATATCCTTTTACCGGTTTATGTGAGTGCCTACGTCTATAAAGGAAAACGCTATAATTTCTTTGTTAACGGACAGTCCGGAATAATTTCCGGACAACGTCCTTATTCCTTCTGGAAGATATTTTTCTTTGTGCTCGCAATTTTGGCGGTGCTTACTGTAATCGTTATATTAATGCAACAATGA